The following DNA comes from Enterocloster bolteae.
TCCCTTGAATAAGAGCCAGGAGCACATATATAAAGCCAGGGACACTTATATAAAGCCAGGGATACATATATAAAGCCAGGGATACATATTAAGGAGAACCGCGTTGGCAGTTCTCCTTATCCCATCCTACAGAAATTCAATCTGTTCTTCCCTGTCCACAGGTATCTTGAAGCCGGAAACCAGTTCATCATAACATTCTTCACACAAATCAAAATGATGGACCTGTCCGTCCTTCTCAGAAAAATAATCCCATGCATGGTCAATACTGATACATCCCTCCCGGATGATTCCATGCTGCACCACCAGCTTTTTTCCGCAGCAATTGCACATTATTGTTTCCAGCTGTCCATTTTTATTGTACCTTTTCATATGAACCCTCGCCTTTCTCTGTCATCGTATCCTTTCATTCATTCCCTTATCTTCCCCTTAAAGAAAAAAGGAGAGGAATGTCCGGTTCCTCTCCATTATATACATAAAATATTCACATTTTAAGTGGTAATTCTTTCATATTGCCCGGTTCCACATGATGATGGCATCCTCGGCCGGATTATGGTAATATCCTTTCCTCACAGCCTCCTGCCTGAAACCATAGGAATCATACAGGTTTCTGGCTCCCAGGTTGCTCTCCCGGACCTCCAGGGCAATGGCCCGGACCCCTCTGGCCCTGGCAAAAGTCACCATGGCATCCATGAGTTTCCGTGCGATTCCCTGACGTCTGTAATGGGGATATACCCCAATCCGCTGTATCTCCCCCTCGTCTGCCAGAATCCGCAGAACCGCATATCCAAGTATGGTTCCGTGGTCAGCATAGACAAAATACGTATCCAGCCTGCTGTCCAGGCCCATGCGTATCAGATTCTCAGACCAGCTCTCCGAAAAGCATACCTGCTCCAAATCCGCCACCTGCTCAATGTCCTGGCCCGTCATGGGGCGAACCCCGCGAATCAGCTCCATTTCCCTGCTCCTTTCTGTTTCCGCAGCAGCCCATGCCTTGAATCAGACCATGTATCAGTTCCTTGTGTCTGCTGCCCTTAATAATCTCCCGGAAGCTTTGCGGCCGCCCCCAGGGCAGACTGCTCCGCCTCTCTCTGGCGTTCAGCCTGGGGCTTTCTCAGATAATCCGGCGTAAACTGCGCCGCCGTCACCACCCGGACGCCCGGGCAGCCCTCTGCATCCAAAAGCGCGTTCATCCCCAGGGCAGCCACGGAGGCAGCCCTCTGCCGGTTCATCTGAGCCGGTGCAAAGGCATGGGGTACGGTCAGCATTTCCCTGATTATATCTTTATATACAGGTACACCGTCTCCCAGAAATATGGTCCGCTCTCCTTTTTTATTGAGAAGTCCTGCCAGCTCCCTCATATCCATGGGCTGCTGCTCCATCACCACCTCCAGGCCGTCCCTGGTATGGTATAGCCCCGTATAGACCTGGCTGCGTTTTGCGTCCATAATAGGACAGATAAGCCCCTCTGCCCCCCACATATTATATGCCATGGCATCCACGGTAGGAACATGGACCAAGGGCTTTTTCAGAGCCAGCCCCAGTCCCTTTGCTGTGGCGGCACCTATGCGCAGCCCGGTAAAAGAACCCGGACCGCCGGCCACCGCTATGGCGTCAATGGTATCCATATCCAGCTCCAGAAGCTTTACTATCTCATCCAGCATAGGAAGCAGGGTCTGTGAATGGGTCTTTTTAAAATCCACTGTATACTCTGCTGTCAATATGTCATCTGTCACCAGGGCCACGCTGGCCACCAGGGATGAACTCTCTATTCCTAATACTCTCATCCTCTATCCTCCACGCTAATCCGCCTGTAATCAAATCCCTTTTCCAGATCCTTTTCAATGGTCACCCAGGTCACCTTCTCAGGCAGTATCTCCTCAATCAGGCCCGGCCACTCGATGAGGCAGACGCCGTCCCCAAAGAAACAGTCCTCATAACCGATTTCGTCCATTTCACTCACATCACCGATACGGTACACGTCAAAATGGTACAGCGGAAGCCGACCGTCCTCATATTGCTGCAAAATCGTAAAGGTGGGGCTGTTCACCGGCCCCTCTATGCCCAGACCCGCGGCAAATCCCTGCGTAAACACAGTCTTTCCCACACCCAAATCACCGCTCAGGCAGACAATCTGTCCCGGCTCTGCTTCCCTTCCCATCTTTCTTCCCAGCTCATATGTTTCTTCCGGTTTCCGCGTCTCGATTACCATTTCCTACCTCTTTCATCCTTACTTTACGCCCTTCATGGTCAGTGAAATCCTCTTCTTGGCCAAATCCACGCTCAAAATCTTTACATCCACGATATCGCCCACACTGACAGCCTCCAGCGGGTGCTTGATGTACTTGTCTGTCATCTGGGAGATATGTACCAGGCCGTCCTGATGAACGCCGATATCCACAAAAGCGCCAAAATCAATGACGTTGCGCACGGTTCCCTTTAGCACCATTCCCGGCTCCAGATCCTTCATCTCCAGAATATCGCTTCTGAGAATGGGCCTTGGCATCTCATCCCTGGGGTCCCTGGCAGGCTTTTCCAGCTCTCCGGCAATATCTCTCAGGGTAATCTCTCCTATACCCAGATCCTGCGCCGTCCTCTTATAATCCTTTATCTTCCGGCTGATTCCCAGAAGTCCTCCTCCGGACAGTTCCTCAGGCTTATAGCCCAGCTTTTCCAGGAGCTTCCCGGCTGCGTCATAGCTCTCCGGGTGGACGCTGGTTCCGTCCAGAGGATTCTCTCCCCCGGTAATGCGCATAAAGCCCGCGCACTGCTCAAATGCCTTTGGTCCCAGCTTGGCCACCTTTAACAGCTGCTTCCTGCTCTTAAATGCCCCGTTCTCTTCCCTATAGGCCACAATGTTCTTGGCCAATGTTTTATTGATGCCGGACACATATTCCAACAGGGAGGCTGATGCTGTATTCAGATCCACTCCCACCTTGTTCACGCAGTCCTCCACCACGCCTTCCAGCGCCTCGCCCAGACGTTTCTGGTTCATATCATGCTGGTACTGGCCCACGCCGATGGACTTGGGGTCAATTTTCACCAGCTCAGACAGCGGGTCCTGGAGACGTCTGGCAATGGATACCGCGCTCCTCTGGCCCACGTCAAAGGCCGGAAATTCCTCGGTGGCCAGCTTGCTGGCAGAGTACACGGATGCTCCTGCCTCGTTTACAATCACGTACTGGACCTGTTCCCTGATTTCCTTCAGCAAATCCACAATAATCTGCTCTGATTCCCTGGATGCTGTACCGTTGCCCACGGATATAAGGGAAATATTATACTTTTTAATGAAATCCTTCAGTATTTTCCTGGATTCCTCCACCTTGTTCTGAGGCGCTGTGGGGTAAATGACCACCGTATCCAGCACCTTTCCCGTGCTGTCCACCACCGCCAGCTTGCAGCCGGTACGGAAAGCCGGATCCCAGCCCAAGACCACCCGTCCCACGATAGGAGGCTGCATCAGAAGCTGTTCCAGGTTCTTTCCAAATACCTTGATGGCGCCTTCCTCTGCTTTTTCCGTCAAATCGCTTCTGATCTCCCGCTCTATGGAAGGGCCGATGAGGCGGCTGTAGCTGTCGGCTGCAGCTTCTTTAAGGATTGGCGTGGTATATGGGTTGTCCCTGACAATGGTCTGCTTTTCCAGATACCCCAGAATCTGCTCCTCAGGAGCCAGAATCTTCACAGTCAGCATCTTTTCATTCTCGCCCCGGTTCAGGGCCAGGATGCGGTGGCCGGCAGCCTTCTTCACAGGCTCCTCATAATTATAATACATCTCATAGACAGACTGGGCCTTCTCATCCTTGGCTGAGGACTGGATAACGCCCTTGTTCATGGTTATATTTCTGATATAGGTGCGGAAAGCCGCGTTATCTGAAATACGCTCTGCCAGTATGTCCCTGGCTCCCTGTATGGCCTCCTGGACACTGGCCACGCCTTTTTCCTCCGATACAAAACCGGCTGCCGCCTTCTCAACAGGCTCAGCTGTCATCTGCATGCTGATAAGGTCGGCCAGGGGCTCCAGCCCCTTTTCCTTGGCAATCATGGCCCTTGTCCGGCGTTTGGGCTTGTAGGGGCGGTAAAGGTCCTCCACAGCCACCAGGGTCTGGGCCTCCTTTATCTTAAGCTCCAGCTCCGGGGTCAGCTTCTCCTGCTCCGCAATGGAGGCAATGACCTGGCTCTTGCGGTCTTCCAGGTTGCGCAGGTATTTTAACCGCTCATCCAGATTACGCAGTACCTCGTCGTCTAAGGAGCCGGTTGCCTCCTTCCGGTATCTGGCAATGAACGGAATCGTATTTCCCTCATCAATGAGTTTGACGGCTGCTTCCGCCTGATGGCGTCCGATATTCAGCTCTTCCGCCAGTTTTTTAATAATATCCATGGTAAACCTCGCATATCTGTAATCTAACTAACTGTTATATTATAGTGCATCCCAACCGCTTATGCAAGTTCTGGCCGAAAGTTCCCCGCATATGGAAAGCTTCTTCATCTGGACAGTGCCGGTAATTCGTGATAAAATAGCCAGGATAGCAGTTACAATATTTCGGCACGGCAGAAACGGCCGCGCCTGACAAAAGAAAGGTCCTTATTCAGAATGATGAATGATACTCATAACAACCAGAAACCGCCTTCCAACAAACAGGGAAAGAACTTCACGTCCTCCGAACGCCTGGGCACCTGTTCCATGATAGCAGGCATTATCGGAATCGTGTGCAGCCTTTTCTATCTGCCCATGTCACTGGCCTATAACCAGACCGCCATGCCCACAGGCCTTGTCTGCGGCGTCATCGGCATCCTCCTTGCCCTCATGGCCAGGAACGCCGATATGAGCCCCAGGAAAGCCTTTAATGCCAGGGCCATTGCAGGGCTGGTATTAAGCGTCATTGCCATCACCCTTACATTTTTCTTTTTCTATGCCCTGGCCAGCTACTATGAGGCTCTCAGCGACCCTGTGACCGGTCCTCAGATTAATGAGTTCATCAACCGTCTCCAGGAACAGCTGAACCAGCAGATGCAGCTGCCCAAAACCACCGGCTTTATCTGGTTTTAGTGCCTGCTCCGTCCCCATTGACGCCGGTTTCCATTCCATTGCTGCCGCTTCCCCGCTTCGTTCATCCGGCTCAGCGCGGCCAGAGCGGAAGCAGGTCCACACCTCTTACCACCAGCATATAATTTTTGTACACCCAGTTCACCAGAGCAATGGCTGCTCCGGTGTAGACCAGAAATTTCTCATGCCCCAGATAATATCTGGGGTTTTTTGCTGCCCTGGACACCCCGAAGCTTACCAGCTCAGTCGTCAGCACCACTGCCATATAGGCAACCAGGGGGTGGTACCGGATGCTCAGGAGCAGATTGCCCGCAAGCAGCGCCCGGAACGCTCTGGTGCCGCCGCAGCCCGGACAGTAAAGACCTGTTAAAAGATGAAACAGGCAGGGAAATCCCTGCCTTGTAATCACACCGATAATCCGGCTTATAACCGATGCCATATGCTACAGCACCGCACGTATCATCTGCTTGATACCGTATTCAGACCGCTCCCGTTCCCTGGCGTCATAGGAAACAGCCCCTTTCTTAAATTCTCCCTCCGTCATCTGGGCGGTTAGGAAAGCAAATTCATCCATTCCGTAGAGCTCGATTACCTCCACCTGGCCAAAGGCGCTCTTAACATCCTGCTCCTTATTGCGGTAGGAACCAGCCACCCTGACAAAGTACCTGAACTGTGCCTGGTCCATGGATTCAATGGCCTGTTTTTCCCCGGTCCAGCCCATGGGCACGTTCCTTTTAAGATTCTGGGCCGCTTCAATGATATCAGCCACCACCGCGCTGCCTGTGGGAAGCTTTCCGGCGCCGCTGCCGTAGAACATGGAGGTCCCCAGCATATTGCCCTTTACTAAGATGCCGTTGAATACATCATTCACAGAGTACAGGGGACTGGTCTTATTGATCATCACCGGAGCCACATAGGCCAGAACCCTGCCGTCCTTTATACGGCTGGTTCCGAACAGCTTCACCGATGTCCCCATCTTCTCCGCGTATTTAAAGTCGATATCCGTAATCCGCGTAATGCCCTCGGTGTAAATATCCTCATAATCCACTTCTTTTCCTGTTGCCATGGCTGTGAGAATGGCAATCTTACGGCAGGTGTCATGGCCTTCCACATCCGCCTCCGGATTGCGCTCTGCATATCCCAGGTTCTGGGCTTCCTTCAGGGCATTTTCAAAGGATTCCCCCTCTTTGTCCATCTTGGTCAGGATAAAGTTGGTGGTTCCGTTTAATATGCCTGTGATTTCCTCAATGCGCTCTCCCATGAGACAGCGGTAAAGAGGACGGATAATAGGGATACCTCCTCCCACGCTGGCCTCAAAAAAGAAATTCACATTCTTTCTCCTGGCAATCGCCAGAAGCTCCGTGCCATGGGCTGCCACAAGGGCCTTATTGGAGGTGACCACATGCTTGCCGGCCATAAGGCAGGCCTTCACGAATGGATAAGCGGGATTCAGTCCGCCCATGGTCTCCACCACAATCTTCACTTCCTCGTCCTGCTGAATCACCTTGAAATCATGGACAATCTTGTCTGCCACCGGACTGTCCTGGAACTCCCTTAAATCCAGAACATACTTTAACTCCACTTCCTGTCCTGCCTGGCCTGCTATGACATCCCTGTTCTTGTCAAGGATCTCCGCCACGCCGGAACCAATGGTACCATACCCCATAACTGCTGTCTTAATCATAATCTTCCGCTCCCTGTGTTTTATTCTCCTCTGATATTGAAAGGCACGACCCGGTCATTACTCCCTGGCAAGTATTTTGACGTAATGGATTCCGTCCAATACTTCCAGTTCCTCTATCATGCTGGATACATTGCCTGTATTCTCCCTTACCTCCACGCTCAGCGTAAGCGTTGCCACGCCGTTGACCGGAATGCTCTGGTGAATAGTCAGTATGTTGGCCCTGTACACAGCCACCACGTGAAGCAGGTCACTGAGAAGTCCCTGTTCATCGTCCATCTGCACCACCAGGGTAATGGTTTTCCCCTTGGTGTTGTCATAGAAGGGAAATATGTCATCCTTGTACTTATAAAAAGAACTCCGGCTGATTCCCACCTTATCCGTGGCTTCCTGCACCGTAATGGCCCGTTCTGTCTCCAGAAGCTTCTTGGCCTCTACAACCTTCAAAAGAACCTCCGGCACGGCTTTCTGCTTCACCACAAAGTATTTGCTTTTGTCTTCCATTGTCCAATCCTTTCGTAGGTCCGGTGTATGTCCGCATTGGAAATACATCTGTACTCATGAGGAAGATATTAACACATTTTTATTTTAAATGCAACTGTTTTTCTCTAATTTTTCTTGATATACAGAGAATGAGGGATACACAAAGGACCGGAATTTTCCGGTCCCCTGCGCATTGGTTCTATTCTTATGCCTCATCTTCCCTTACATTCTTATCCGGGCATCCCAGACTCATCCAGCGAAGATAGGCGCTGATAAAATTATCAATTGCCCCGTCTAACACAGCGTCCACATTACCGCTCTCCTCGCCTGTACGGTGGTCTTTGACCATGGTATAGGGCTGCAGCACATAGGAACGTATCTGGCTTCCCCATCCGATGTCCTTCACATCCCCGCGGATGCCCGCTGCCTTGGCCGCCTGTTCCTCCTGTTTTACCATAAGGAGCTTTGCCTTCAGCATCTGCATGGCCTTCTCCTTGTTCTGGAACTGGGAACGCTCATTCTGGCAGGTTACCACGATTCCTGTTGGAAAATGGGTAATCCGGATGGCTGAGGACGTCTTGTTGATGTGCTGTCCGCCGGCGCCGCTGGAGCGGTAGGTGTCCACGCGGATATCGTCGGGGTTCACCTCAATATCTATGTCCTCCTCAATATTGGGCATAACGTCGCAGGACACAAAGGAGGTCTGGCGTTTGCCCGCGGAATTAAAGGGCGATATACGCACCAGACGGTGCACCCCGTGCTCAGAGCGCAGATATCCGTATGCATTCTCACCGTCAATCTGCACGGTGACAGATTTGATTCCCGCTTCCTCACCGTCAAGGAAATCCAGCACATGGGCCTTAAAGCCCTTGCTCTCAGCCCAGCGGCAGTACATGCGGTAAAGTATGCTGCACCAGTCACAGGACTCGGTTCCGCCCGCCCCTGCGTTCAGGCGCAGGATGGCATTATTGGAATCATATTCCCCTGAGAGCAGAAGCTTCATCCGCATATTCTCCAGGGTTTCCTTAAACTGTTCCAGCATCTCCTCAATCTCAGGAATCAGGGAGGAATCATTTTCCTCGTATCCCATCTGAATCATTACCTGGATATCCTCATACTGCTGTTCCAATGCCCGGTAGGTGTCCACCTCATCCTTCAGGTTCTTGGACTCCCTTACCATCCTGGTGGACTGTTCCGGCTCGTCCCAGAAACCAGGCTCCTCCATGGACTTATCTAATTCCGCGATTCTTCTGACCTTGTTGTCCAGGTCAAAGTGAATCCCTCACTTCCACTAATGGTTTGTCATACGTCGATAACGTATACTTAAAATTGTCTAACTCTACCACAGCTTCACCCACTTTCAATCTATATTTTGTGAGCCCCTGTTCAGGGCTGTTTCATGGTTATATGCAGCCATTTTCATAAAGGCCGGTGTTCAGATGATATCACACCGGCCCTGGTAATACGTCGATTATTTAATTCTTCCGTGGCACTGTTTGTACTTCTTGCCGGAACCGCATGGGCATGGGTCGTTGGGGTATATCTTCTGCTCTGCACGCTTCTTGGGAGCGCTTGGGGCAGATGCGTCCTTATTGGTGCCGGTCACCTTGGCAGCCGCTTCACGCTCTACCTTCTGCTCTACACGGATATGGAACAGAATCCGGATTGTCTCCTCCTGGATGGAAGCCATCATGGATTCGTACATCTCGTAACCCTGCATCTTATATTCAACCACCGGATCCCTCTGGCCGTATGCCTGAAGGCCGATACCCTCACGCAGTGCGTCCATATCGTCCAGATGCGCCATCCATTTGTTGTCAATTACCTTCAGCAGAACCACGCGTTCAATCTCACGAATCTGCTCAGGCTCAGGGAACTCAGCTTCCTTTGTCTCGTAAAGCTTGATGGCCTCTTCCTTCAGATTGTGCTTAAGCTCATTCTTTTTCATGGACTTCTTCTGTTCGTCGGAAAGAGTTACCGGCTTCAGAGGAATGACCGGGAGAAGGAGGTTGTTCAGTTCCTGTAAATCCCACTTATCCGGAGTCTGGTCATCGGACACGGAGATATCCACTGCATTCTCCACTGTATCCGTAATCATCTTGAGTACAAGATCGCGCATGTTGTCGCCGTCCAGCACCTTGCGGCGCTCTGCGTAGATAACCTCGCGCTGCTCATTGTTGACCTCGTCAAATTTAAGGAGCTGCTCACGGATACCGTAGTTGTTGCTCTCTATCTTCATCTGTGCCTTCTCGATGGCATTAGACAGCATCTTATGCTCAATCTGCTCTCCCTCAGGCACACCCATGGCCTCAAACATAGCCATAAGGCGGTCTGAACCAAAGAGCCTTAAAAGATCATCCTCCAGGGACAGGTAGAACCTGGACTCACCCGGGTCTCCCTGACGTCCTGAACGTCCGCGCAGCTGGTTGTCGATACGGCGTGACTCATGGCGCTCCGTACCGATAATCTTAAGACCGCCCAGTGCCTTGGTTTCCTCGTCCAGCTTAATATCCGTACCACGGCCAGCCATGTTGGTGGCAATGGTAACAGAACCGTGGATACCTGCATCTGCTACGATTTCGGCCTCCAGCTCATGGAACTTGGCATTCAGCACTTTATGGGGAATTCCCTTTTTAGTCAGCATCTTGCTCAGAAGCTCGGAAGTCTCAATGGCAATGGTACCCACCAGAACAGGCTGTCCCTTCTCATGTGCTTTCTCCACCTCATCCACAACTGCTTTGTATTTTTCTTTCTTTGTCTTATATACAGCATCCTCCAGGTCCTTACGAATCATAGGCCTGTTGGTGGGGATGACGATAACGTCCATGGCATAGATGTTGCGGAACTCTTTTTCCTCGGTCTGGGCAGTACCTGTCATACCGGCCTTCTTGGTGTACTTGTTGAAGAAGTTCTGGAATGTTACGGTAGCCAGGGTACGGGACTCGCGGCGCACATTTACATGCTCCTTTGCCTCGATTGCCTGATGGAGTCCGTCGGAATAACGGCGGCCGGGCATAATACGGCCTGTAAATTCATCTACGATCAGGACCTCGTCATCCTTTACAACATAATCCTTATCCCTGAACATCAGGTTGTTGGCACGCAGAGCCAGGATAATGTTATGCTGAATCTCCAGGTTCTCAGGATCTGCCAGGTTTTCAATATGGAAGTACTCCTCCACCTTCTTGACGCCCTGTTCTGTCAGGTTGACCACTTTATCCTTTTCATCCACAACGAAATCGCCGGTCTCCTCAATCTCTTCGCCCATGATGGCGTCAATCTTGGAGAATTCCTTGGACACAGTGCCCCTCTCCAACTGGCGGGCCAGTACATCGCACACCTCATAGAGCTTAGTGGATTTGCCGCTCTGGCCTGAAATAATAAGAGGCGTTCTGGCCTCGTCAATCAGAACGGAGTCAACCTCATCAATAATACAGTAGTCCAGATCCCGCAGCACCAGCTGCTCTTTGTAGATGGACATGTTGTCACGCAGGTAATCGAATCCCAGCTCATTATTTGTGACGTAAGTAATGTCGCAGGCATATGCCTCCTTACGCTGTTCGCTTGTCATGTCGTTCAGTACAACACCCACGGTCATGCCCAGGAATCTGTGGACCTGACCCATCCACTCAGCATCACGCTTTGCCAGATAGTCATTGACCGTTACGATCTGAACGCCTTTTCCCTTTAATGCATTCAGGTATGCGGGACAGGTGGATACCAGCGTCTTACCTTCACCAGTACGCATCTCTGCAATACGGCCCTGATGCAGTACGATACCGCCAATCAGCTGTACTGGGAAATGCTCCATATTCAGAGTTCTTCTTGCCGCCTCACGGACTGTGGCAAATGCCTCCGGCAGAACGTCATCCAAAGTGGCGCCATCTGCAAGCCTTTCTCTAAAGATTCTGGTCTGGTCACGCAGTTCCTCATCCGACATGGCCATCATCTCGGGACGCAGTGATTCAATCTTTGTCACGATTGGCCTTATCATCTTCAGTTCTCTTTCACTGTGAGTCCCGAACACCTTTTCAATCAAGTTCATGGTATACT
Coding sequences within:
- the rimI gene encoding ribosomal protein S18-alanine N-acetyltransferase codes for the protein MELIRGVRPMTGQDIEQVADLEQVCFSESWSENLIRMGLDSRLDTYFVYADHGTILGYAVLRILADEGEIQRIGVYPHYRRQGIARKLMDAMVTFARARGVRAIALEVRESNLGARNLYDSYGFRQEAVRKGYYHNPAEDAIIMWNRAI
- the tsaB gene encoding tRNA (adenosine(37)-N6)-threonylcarbamoyltransferase complex dimerization subunit type 1 TsaB — encoded protein: MRVLGIESSSLVASVALVTDDILTAEYTVDFKKTHSQTLLPMLDEIVKLLELDMDTIDAIAVAGGPGSFTGLRIGAATAKGLGLALKKPLVHVPTVDAMAYNMWGAEGLICPIMDAKRSQVYTGLYHTRDGLEVVMEQQPMDMRELAGLLNKKGERTIFLGDGVPVYKDIIREMLTVPHAFAPAQMNRQRAASVAALGMNALLDAEGCPGVRVVTAAQFTPDYLRKPQAERQREAEQSALGAAAKLPGDY
- the tsaE gene encoding tRNA (adenosine(37)-N6)-threonylcarbamoyltransferase complex ATPase subunit type 1 TsaE, whose amino-acid sequence is MVIETRKPEETYELGRKMGREAEPGQIVCLSGDLGVGKTVFTQGFAAGLGIEGPVNSPTFTILQQYEDGRLPLYHFDVYRIGDVSEMDEIGYEDCFFGDGVCLIEWPGLIEEILPEKVTWVTIEKDLEKGFDYRRISVEDRG
- a CDS encoding Tex family protein → MDIIKKLAEELNIGRHQAEAAVKLIDEGNTIPFIARYRKEATGSLDDEVLRNLDERLKYLRNLEDRKSQVIASIAEQEKLTPELELKIKEAQTLVAVEDLYRPYKPKRRTRAMIAKEKGLEPLADLISMQMTAEPVEKAAAGFVSEEKGVASVQEAIQGARDILAERISDNAAFRTYIRNITMNKGVIQSSAKDEKAQSVYEMYYNYEEPVKKAAGHRILALNRGENEKMLTVKILAPEEQILGYLEKQTIVRDNPYTTPILKEAAADSYSRLIGPSIEREIRSDLTEKAEEGAIKVFGKNLEQLLMQPPIVGRVVLGWDPAFRTGCKLAVVDSTGKVLDTVVIYPTAPQNKVEESRKILKDFIKKYNISLISVGNGTASRESEQIIVDLLKEIREQVQYVIVNEAGASVYSASKLATEEFPAFDVGQRSAVSIARRLQDPLSELVKIDPKSIGVGQYQHDMNQKRLGEALEGVVEDCVNKVGVDLNTASASLLEYVSGINKTLAKNIVAYREENGAFKSRKQLLKVAKLGPKAFEQCAGFMRITGGENPLDGTSVHPESYDAAGKLLEKLGYKPEELSGGGLLGISRKIKDYKRTAQDLGIGEITLRDIAGELEKPARDPRDEMPRPILRSDILEMKDLEPGMVLKGTVRNVIDFGAFVDIGVHQDGLVHISQMTDKYIKHPLEAVSVGDIVDVKILSVDLAKKRISLTMKGVK
- a CDS encoding DUF4190 domain-containing protein, translating into MMNDTHNNQKPPSNKQGKNFTSSERLGTCSMIAGIIGIVCSLFYLPMSLAYNQTAMPTGLVCGVIGILLALMARNADMSPRKAFNARAIAGLVLSVIAITLTFFFFYALASYYEALSDPVTGPQINEFINRLQEQLNQQMQLPKTTGFIWF
- a CDS encoding DUF2752 domain-containing protein; this translates as MASVISRIIGVITRQGFPCLFHLLTGLYCPGCGGTRAFRALLAGNLLLSIRYHPLVAYMAVVLTTELVSFGVSRAAKNPRYYLGHEKFLVYTGAAIALVNWVYKNYMLVVRGVDLLPLWPR
- a CDS encoding homoserine dehydrogenase — encoded protein: MIKTAVMGYGTIGSGVAEILDKNRDVIAGQAGQEVELKYVLDLREFQDSPVADKIVHDFKVIQQDEEVKIVVETMGGLNPAYPFVKACLMAGKHVVTSNKALVAAHGTELLAIARRKNVNFFFEASVGGGIPIIRPLYRCLMGERIEEITGILNGTTNFILTKMDKEGESFENALKEAQNLGYAERNPEADVEGHDTCRKIAILTAMATGKEVDYEDIYTEGITRITDIDFKYAEKMGTSVKLFGTSRIKDGRVLAYVAPVMINKTSPLYSVNDVFNGILVKGNMLGTSMFYGSGAGKLPTGSAVVADIIEAAQNLKRNVPMGWTGEKQAIESMDQAQFRYFVRVAGSYRNKEQDVKSAFGQVEVIELYGMDEFAFLTAQMTEGEFKKGAVSYDARERERSEYGIKQMIRAVL
- a CDS encoding ACT domain-containing protein, producing MEDKSKYFVVKQKAVPEVLLKVVEAKKLLETERAITVQEATDKVGISRSSFYKYKDDIFPFYDNTKGKTITLVVQMDDEQGLLSDLLHVVAVYRANILTIHQSIPVNGVATLTLSVEVRENTGNVSSMIEELEVLDGIHYVKILARE
- the prfB gene encoding peptide chain release factor 2 (programmed frameshift) — protein: MVELDNFKYTLSTYDKPLVEVGIHFDLDNKVRRIAELDKSMEEPGFWDEPEQSTRMVRESKNLKDEVDTYRALEQQYEDIQVMIQMGYEENDSSLIPEIEEMLEQFKETLENMRMKLLLSGEYDSNNAILRLNAGAGGTESCDWCSILYRMYCRWAESKGFKAHVLDFLDGEEAGIKSVTVQIDGENAYGYLRSEHGVHRLVRISPFNSAGKRQTSFVSCDVMPNIEEDIDIEVNPDDIRVDTYRSSGAGGQHINKTSSAIRITHFPTGIVVTCQNERSQFQNKEKAMQMLKAKLLMVKQEEQAAKAAGIRGDVKDIGWGSQIRSYVLQPYTMVKDHRTGEESGNVDAVLDGAIDNFISAYLRWMSLGCPDKNVREDEA
- the secA gene encoding preprotein translocase subunit SecA, with protein sequence MNLIEKVFGTHSERELKMIRPIVTKIESLRPEMMAMSDEELRDQTRIFRERLADGATLDDVLPEAFATVREAARRTLNMEHFPVQLIGGIVLHQGRIAEMRTGEGKTLVSTCPAYLNALKGKGVQIVTVNDYLAKRDAEWMGQVHRFLGMTVGVVLNDMTSEQRKEAYACDITYVTNNELGFDYLRDNMSIYKEQLVLRDLDYCIIDEVDSVLIDEARTPLIISGQSGKSTKLYEVCDVLARQLERGTVSKEFSKIDAIMGEEIEETGDFVVDEKDKVVNLTEQGVKKVEEYFHIENLADPENLEIQHNIILALRANNLMFRDKDYVVKDDEVLIVDEFTGRIMPGRRYSDGLHQAIEAKEHVNVRRESRTLATVTFQNFFNKYTKKAGMTGTAQTEEKEFRNIYAMDVIVIPTNRPMIRKDLEDAVYKTKKEKYKAVVDEVEKAHEKGQPVLVGTIAIETSELLSKMLTKKGIPHKVLNAKFHELEAEIVADAGIHGSVTIATNMAGRGTDIKLDEETKALGGLKIIGTERHESRRIDNQLRGRSGRQGDPGESRFYLSLEDDLLRLFGSDRLMAMFEAMGVPEGEQIEHKMLSNAIEKAQMKIESNNYGIREQLLKFDEVNNEQREVIYAERRKVLDGDNMRDLVLKMITDTVENAVDISVSDDQTPDKWDLQELNNLLLPVIPLKPVTLSDEQKKSMKKNELKHNLKEEAIKLYETKEAEFPEPEQIREIERVVLLKVIDNKWMAHLDDMDALREGIGLQAYGQRDPVVEYKMQGYEMYESMMASIQEETIRILFHIRVEQKVEREAAAKVTGTNKDASAPSAPKKRAEQKIYPNDPCPCGSGKKYKQCHGRIK